A window from Triticum aestivum cultivar Chinese Spring chromosome 6D, IWGSC CS RefSeq v2.1, whole genome shotgun sequence encodes these proteins:
- the LOC123145183 gene encoding transcription factor EAT1: MIAEGGYFDGSRDAILMAGSLIHDSLDSICDNTEIEQGNFHGPSFFIEDICNPTNLTSESARTINHIQHRAEFDMDQDLHGHMIQETQVETSNWVPAMFGTQNHIISQQSIEQQMDDYDAASYPDGAHTAAPDLLNLLQIPRYSMTTAFPSTEHIFGDPGQNAGNQLDINNDVLGRAIHDSGMMLGDSTLPLQYNDNQSHLFKDLYHSLPQSFGLFSSDDERDRAMGVVGAAGNILQEIDGRQFGSPKLGRSKKGGFGKAKANFATEKERREQINVKYGALRSLLPSPTKNDRASIVGDAIEYINELNRTLKELTSLVEGDTKHRMKRLKLDDAARDNGESSSLQQVKDDQDSQLNGAIRSSWIQRRSKECHVDVRIVGNEINIKFTEKKKTNSLLCAAKVIDEFRLELIHVVGGVIGDQRIFMFNTKISEGSSVYASALASKLLRAMEMEHLAVDIFS; encoded by the exons ATGATTGCTGAGGGAGGTTATTTTGATGGTTCCAGAGATGCTATCCTCATGGCAGGATCACTGATTCACGATTCCCTGGACTCTATTTGTGACAATACAGAGATTGAGCAAGGAAACTTCCACGGTCCCTCCTTTTTCATAGAAGATATATGCAATCCAACCAATCTTACCTCTGAGTCTGCACGAACAATCAACCATATACAACATCGGGCTGAATTTGACATGGATCAGGATCTTCACGGCCACATGATACAAGAGACCCAGGTAGAAACTTCAAATTGGGTTCCTGCAATGTTCGGTACCCAAAATCATATCATCAGCCAACAGTCGATTGAACAACAAATGGATGACTATGATGCTGCATCATATCCAGATGGTGCTCACACAGCTGCACCTGATCTCCTAAATCTTCTACAGATCCCAAGGTACAGTATGACTACTGCATTCCCTTCGACAGAACATATCTTTGGTGATCCAGGGCAGAATGCTGGCAACCAATTGGACATCAACAATGATGTTCTGGGAAGAGCAATTCATGACAGTGGGATGATGCTCGGTGATTCAACTCTACCATTACAATATAATGACAATCAATCTCACCTATTCAAGGATCTCTATCATTCACTTCCGCAAAGTTTTGGGCTGTTCTCCAGTGATGATGAGAGAGATCGGGCGATGGGGGTAGTAGGAGCTGCAGGAAATATTCTCCAAGAGATAGACGGGAGGCAGTTTGGTAGCCCAAAACTGGGAAGAAGTAAGAAAGGTGGCTTTGGCAAGGCAAAAGCTAACTTTGCAACTGAAAAAGAGAGGAGGGAGCAGATAAATGTGAAATATGGGGCTTTAAGATCACTGCTGCCAAGCCCTACGAAG AATGACCGAGCCTCTATAGTTGGAGATGCCATCGAATACATCAATGAGCTGAACAGAACATTGAAGGAACTGACAAGTTTGGTGGAAGGCGATACCAAACATAGGATGAAGAGGCTTAAGTTGGATGATGCAGCACGTGACAACGGAGAAAGTTCGTCGCTGCAGCAAGTGAAGGACGATCAGGACAGTCAGCTGAATGGAGCTATAAGGAGCTCATGGATACAAAGGAGGTCCAAGGAATGTCATGTTGATGTCCGCATAGTTGGTAATGAGATCAACATCAAGTTCACTGAAAAGAAGAAGACTAATTCTTTGCTTTGTGCTGCAAAGGTTATAGATGAGTTTCGTCTTGAACTCATCCATGTTGTTGGGGGGGTTATTGGAGATCAACGTATATTCATGTTCAACACAAAG ATATCTGAGGGCTCCTCGGTCTACGCCAGTGCGTTGGCTTCGAAGCTCCTCCGAGCTATGGAGATGGAGCACCTCGCTGTCGATATCTTCAGTTAG